The Arachis hypogaea cultivar Tifrunner chromosome 16, arahy.Tifrunner.gnm2.J5K5, whole genome shotgun sequence genome contains a region encoding:
- the LOC112758117 gene encoding sucrose nonfermenting 4-like protein, whose amino-acid sequence MFAPVAETGFEGSGVSGPILIPKRFVWPYGGKRVYLSGSFTRWSEHILMSPMEGCPSVFQVTCPLMPGYHQYKFNVDGEWRHDEQQPVVSGNYGVVNTIYLGREPDMHTILSSETPGRSHMEVDSVIFGHVEANPSMSDSDLEVSRHRVSEFLSTHTAYELLPDSGKVVALDINLPVKQAFHVLYEQGIAIAPLWDYCRSQFVGVLSAMDFILMLKELGNHGSNLTEEQLETHTIAAWKEGKLQHHRTLSSNGGSYPWRFVYAGPHECLKVVALKVLQNKVSTVPIIHSSADDGSFHQLLHLASLSGVLKCICRHFKYSSGSLPILRSPIGSIPLGTRLPKVGELNGQPLAMLRPNASLGAALSMFVQAEVSSIPIVDDNDSLLDIYSRSDITALAKDKAYARISLDEISIHQALLLRQDANSPYGLWNGQRCHMCLKSDSLQKVMERLASPGVRRLVIVEAGSKRVEGIISLSDVFKFLLG is encoded by the exons ATGTTTGCTCCAGTAGCTGAAACAGGATTTGAGGGTAGTGGAGTGTCAGGACCCATTTTGATTCCAAAGCGGTTTGTTTGGCCTTATGGGGGAAAAAGGGTATATCTAAGTGGTTCTTTCACGAG ATGGTCAGAACATATACTAATGTCTCCTATGGAGGGATGCCCTTCAGTCTTTCAAGTTACTTGCCCTTTAATGCCTGGATATCATCAG TACAAATTTAATGTCGATGGTGAGTGGCGCCACGATGAGCAGCAACCAGTTGTAAGTGGGAACTATGGAGTAGTTAATACTATTTATTTAGGGCGAGAACCAGATATGcacaccattttgagttctgaaACACCTGGTAGATCTCACATGGAGGTTGATAGTGTTATCTTTGGGCATGTG GAGGCTAATCCAAGTATGTCAGATTCTGATCTTGAGGTCTCTCGCCACCGTGTATCTGAATTCTTGTCTACACATACTGCTTACGAGTTACTTCCAGATTCAGGGAAG GTAGTTGCCTTGGATATAAATTTACCAGTTAAGCAAGCATTTCATGTGCTTTATGAACAG GGCATAGCTATTGCTCCTCTATGGGATTATTGCAGGAGCCAGTTTGTTGGAGTGCTCAGTGCAATGGATTTCATTCTAATGTTGAAAGAG CTGGGAAATCATGGATCAAATCTGactgaagaacaacttgaaactCATACAATAGCAGCCTGGAAAGAGGGAAAACTACAGCATCATAGAACACTTAGTAGTAATGGGGGATCATATCCTTGGCGTTTTGTTTAT GCTGGACCTCATGAATGTCTTAAAGTAGTTGCTTTGAAAGTTCTGCAAAACAAGGTGTCAACAGTTCCTATCATCCATTCTTCTGCAGATGATGGTTCATTTCATCAGCTGCTACACCTGGCTTCCTTATCAGGAGTTCTAAAAT GTATATGCAGGCATTTCAAGTACTCATCTGGTTCTTTGCCTATTCTTCGCTCACCGATTGGTTCAATACCTTTAGGTACACGGTTGCCTAAAGTTGGGGAACTAAATGGACAGCCACTTGCAATGCTAAGGCCAAATGCATCGCTAGGTGCTGCTCTGTCAATGTTTGTTCAAG CTGAAGTTAGCTCAATACCAATTGTGGACGATAATGATTCTTTGCTTGATATATATTCAAGAAG TGATATTACGGCGTTGGCTAAAGATAAAGCTTATGCTCGGATATCCCTTGATGAGATCAGTATCCATCAG GCATTGCTTTTGAGACAAGATGCAAATTCTCCTTATGGGCTTTGGAATGGCCAGAGATGTCATATGTGTTTGAAGTCTGATTCATTGCAGAAAGTTATGGAGCGTTTAGCCAGTCCCG GGGTTAGGAGACTTGTGATTGTGGAAGCTGGCAGCAAGCGCGTGGAAGGGATAATTTCCTTAAGTGACGTGTTCAAATTCTTGTTAGGCTAA
- the LOC112756756 gene encoding uncharacterized protein: MADNGVPQANQAELMAQLAELQAEVKRLAELSTQNSKQEENNSKGPTQGRADLIGVNPPKEKLTLDNPFSEEITNYQMPKHFTLPSSLEPYKGIGDPRAHLKKFQSMMINCLFEELARSFIDYFAAARIYVHGSDYLSTIRQGPQESLKDYMTRFTDATMEIPDLNPVVHLHALKAGLRPGKFREIIAVTKPKTLDEFRERAAGQIEIEELREADKTERRPRKEDDRSSRSANAKDLGRSFKLTPKFDNYTKFNTKREKIIKEILNAKIIKPPARAGSYQDQRFVDTSKHCAFHQKYGHTTDECVIAKDLLERLARQGLLDKYIEGRKHRESNKEERQQTSANKDTNKWSNNSPPKGVINCISGGFAGGGETISARKRSYRAMLAIEETTLPSNKNTSDLEITFNQTDICSAAPNSDDPVVISIQTGDLIVRKVLLDPGSSADVLFHSTFLKMNLFEKLIQPSSGELVGFSGERVPVKGYIRLRTTMGNNPLSKTLDIQYLIVDCPSPYNIILGRPALHMFRAVVSTYHLCVKFQAQDSKIATIHSDRQQARQCYNASLKRSDISHKQSEVHSINGTEILSLAELDP, from the exons ATGGCTGACAATGGAGTTCCTCAGGCCAATCAAGCCGAACTCATGGCCCAGCTGGCCGAATTACAGGCAGAAGTCAAGAGATTAGCTGAGCTATCCACACAAAACAGCAAGCAAGAGGAAAACAACTCCAAAGGTCCAACCCAAGGTCGAGCCGATCTAATAGGTGTCAACCCCCCCAAGGAAAAGCTGACCTTGGACAATCCGTTCTCCGAGGAGATAACAAACTACCAAATGCCAAAACATTTCACTCTCCCTTCTTCCCTTGAGCCGTACAAGGGGATTGGTGACCCCCGGGCTCACCTAAAGAAATTTcaatctatgat GATCAATTGCCTCTTCGAAGAATTAGCTAGGTCATTCATCGACTATTTCGCGGCAGCTCGGATTTATGTGCATGGATCGGACTATCTCAGCACCATTCGCCAGGGCCCACAAGAAAGTTTAAAGGACTACATGACCAGGTTCACAGACGCCACCATGGAAATACCTGACCTGAACCCAGTCGTCCACCTACATGCCCTCAAAGCTGGTCTCAGGCCCGGAAAGTTCAGAGAAATCATCGCAGTGACCAAGCCAAAAACACTGGACGAGTTTCGGGAAAGAGCAGCGGGACAAATTGAGATCGAAGAGCTCCGAGAAGCCGACAAAACAGAAAGGAGGCCGAGGAAAGAGGATGACAGATCTTCCAGATCGGCAAATGCTAAAGACCTCGGTAGATCATTCAAGCTCACTCCGAAATTCGATAACTATACCAAATTCAACACAAAGAGGgaaaaaataatcaaagaaataCTCAATGCCAAGATTATAAAACCACCAGCCAgagcaggaagctaccaagatcAAAGATTCGTTGATACAAGCAAACACTGTGCCTTCCACCAAAAATATGGCCATACAACCGACGAATGTGTGATAGCCAAAGATCTCCTTGAGAGATTGGCACGGCAGGGCCTCCTGGACAAGTACATTGAGGGCAGAAAACACAGGGAAAGCAATAAGGAAGAACGTCAACAAACCTCGGCCAATAAAGACACCAACAAGTGGTCGAACAATAGCCCACCCAAAGGCGTCATAAACTGCATAtctggaggattcgcaggagggggTGAAACGATCTCAGCAAGGAAACGAAGCTACCGTGCAATGTTAGCAATCGAAGAAACAACACTGCCAAGCAACAAAAACACATCTGACCTAGAAATCACGTTCAACCAAACTGACATATGCTCGGCCGCTCCAAACTCGGACGACCCGGTGGTAATATCCATCCAAACCGGCGACCTTATAGTAAGAAAAGTCCTTTTGGACCCAGGTAGTAGTGCAGATGTCCTTTTTCATTCTACCTTCTTAAAAATGAATCTGTTTGAGAAACTAATACAGCCTTCGTCCGGGGAATTAGTAGGATTCTCTGGCGAAAGAGTACCAGTCAAAGGTTACATACGGCTAAGGACGACGATGGGAAATAACCCATTATCAAAAACCTTAGACATACAATACCTAATAGTTGACTGCCCCAGCCCTTACAATATTATCCTCGGACGACCTGCTCTGCATATGTTCAGGGCAGTCGTATCTACTTATCATCTGTGTGTTAAGTTTCAGGCTCAAGATAGCAAGATAGCGACAATACATTCTGACCGACAACAAGCTCGGCAATGCTACAATGCTAGCTTAAAAAGATCGGACATAAGCCACAAACAAAGTGAGGTCCACTCAATAAATGGCACAGAAATCTTGTCCCTGGCCGAGCTTGATCCTTGA